One genomic window of Meles meles chromosome 15, mMelMel3.1 paternal haplotype, whole genome shotgun sequence includes the following:
- the CDC42EP3 gene encoding cdc42 effector protein 3, with product MPAKTPIYLKAANNKKGKKFKLRDILSPDMISPPLGDFRHTIHIGKEGQHDVFGDISFLQGNYELLPGNQEKARLGPFPGHSEFLRANSTSDSVFTDTPSPVLKNAISLPTIGGSQALMLPLLSPVTFSSKQESFGPAKLPRLSCEPVVEEKAPEKSGLLENGTGHQGDVSWGSSGSASQSSRGRDSHSSSLSEQYSDWPAEDMFDHPAPCQLVKEKTKSEESLSDLTGSLLSLQLDLGPSFLDEVLNVMDKNK from the coding sequence ATGCCAGCCAAGACACCGATTTACCTAAAAGCTGCCAATAACAAGAAAGGCAAGAAATTTAAACTGAGGGACATCTTGTCCCCCGATATGATCAGCCCTCCCCTCGGAGACTTCCGCCACACCATTCACATTGGCAAAGAGGGCCAGCACGATGTCTTCGGTGACATCTCCTTCCTGCAAGGGAACTATGAGCTGCTCCCAGGAAACCAGGAGAAAGCGCGCCTGGGCCCCTTCCCCGGGCACAGCGAGTTCCTGCGGGCCAACAGCACCTCTGACTCTGTGTTCACAGACACGCCCTCCCCAGTGCTCAAAAACGCCATTTCCCTCCCGACCATCGGAGGGTCCCAGGCACTCATGTTGCCCTTGCTGTCACCGGTGACATTTAGTTCCAAACAGGAGTCCTTTGGGCCGGCCAAGCTGCCCCGTCTCAGCTGTGAGCCGGTCGTGGAGGAGAAGGCCCCAGAGAAGAGCGGTCTGCTGGAGAACGGGACAGGCCACCAGGGAGACGTCTCATGGGGCTCCAGCGGCTCCGCGTCACAGTCCAGCCGGGGCAGGGACAGCCACTCCTCCAGCCTCTCCGAACAGTACTCTGACTGGCCGGCCGAGGACATGTTTGATCATCCCGCCCCGTGCCAGCTCGTCAAGGAGAAGACGAAGTCAGAGGAGTCCCTCTCTGATCTCACGGGTTCCCTCCTTTCCCTGCAGCTCGATCTGGGGCCTTCCTTTTTGGATGAGGTGCTGAATGTCATGGATAAAAATAAGTAA